GCAAGATTGGATCGCGGCGTTCTGCCGATTGGCTTTTGATCCACACATACAAGTCGTTTAATTGAATCGATTCCTGCCAGTGATACCAGTTCCTTTCCATTCGACTGATACTCCTCGGAATCTTCACTAGTGTCTTCTTCCTCTTCTGCTTCTTGCGTTTTCACCCCTAACCTTTCTTTCACAGCATCGGCAAGCACCTGGCCTATCAAAGTTGATTTGCCTGATCCGGAAACACCCGAAACGGACGTAAGAACAGCCAGCGGAATATCTACATCTAAGTTGTTGAGATTGTGTTTACTCACTCCTTGCAGGCTGAGCCATGCTGACGGTTTGCGCCGTTTGTGGTCAAGAATTTTATTTGTGCAATTATCGTCAAACAGAAAACGACGCGTTGCCGAATCCTCGACACCGGACAGTCCTTGTACCGGACCGCTATAGAGGAGTGTGCCGCCGCCTTCTCCTGCGCCCGGACCTATATCAACTACCCAGTCAGCCTGGCGGACCAAATCCATTTCGTGCTCGACTACAAACAATGTGTTGCCTGAGTCTTTTAGTTTATTGAGCACGGCAAACAAGGCTTCCATATCTGCCGGGTGCAGTCCGGCCGATGGTTCATCTAACACGTAGATGACACCAAAAAGACCGGATCTCAATTGATTGGTTAGGCGCAGTCGCTGCAATTCTCCTGCAGAAAGAGTCTGAACGGAGCGATCTAAGCTGAGATATTCCAAACCAAGCTCGCGAATAAGATCAATGCGGGCGACCAAATCACCAGTGATAAGGCAGGTGGCCTCAGCTTTGACAGTTGCCTTATCCGGATTGCTGCTCTTGCTGAAATTTTCGTCATGTGCTTTACGAAGAAGAGCACCAAGTTCAAAGAGCGGCATTTCCGACAGCTCGGCAATGTCACAACCGGCAAATTTCACGGCCAGAGATTCTGCTTTCAGGCGTTTACCGTTGCAATCGGAACAGTCTGCCCTGTCCATGAATTTAAGAACGCGCTTGCGCAGTGTAGGACTTTCCGTGGTGGCAAAAGTATGACGCACGTAAGCCGATGCGCTCATGTAAGTCCCCTGATAGGGACGCTGGATGCGGTGCGCTTCTCTTTGCGCTTGTACGGTGACCACTGGCTTTTCGTCAGTGAATAGAATCCATTTCCTATCTTTTGCTCGAAGATCCTTCCATGGCTTGTCCACATCATAGCCAAGCGCGTCTAGGATATCCCGGTAATTCTTGCCTTGCCAGGCTCCCGGCCAAGCGGCAACGGCGCCTTCTCGAATACTAAGCGTGGAATCGGGAACGAGCGAGTCTTCACTTACAGTGTGCACGACTCCCATTCCATGACAGGTTGGGCAGGCACCCTCCGGATTATTTGGAGAAAAGGCGTCCGAATCAAGAACGGCTGCACCTTTCGGATAGTTACCGGCACGCGAAAATAGCATACGCAATAGATTTGAAATTGTAGTTAGCGTACCCACCGTAGAGCGGGCAGTCGGTTCGCCACGCCGCTGCTGCAAAGCAACAGCTGGCGGCAACCCAGTTATTTCATTTACGTGAGGTGCCGGCAATTGCGTGATCAAACGCCTGGCATAGGGAGCTACAGATTCAAAATAACGACGCTGCGCTTCTGCATAAATTGTCCCGAAAGCAATTGAAGACTTGCCGGAACCGGATACGCCGGTAAAAGCGACAAAAGCATTGCGAGGCAAATCCACGTCGATGTTACGCAGATTATTCTGCCGTGCCCCGCGCACTCCTACAAAGCCGTCTTTAAGTACCTTTGCCACGGAAAAAACCCTGATCTAAATCGACATCATTGAGAGCGATAACATTCGAGAGACATACCTTCCAACACTATTTGATCCTCCAAACAGAAATCAGGAACCCAATACTTTACCTAAATCACGTTTTCCATGCACAATCCGAACTATAACCAACTCATCCTCATGAAACAACCTGTAAAAAATGACATATTTGCCTTCAGTTACACTTCGATAACCCCTTCGAACCTCATCTCGTTTTCTGCCGACAGCGGGAAACGGTAACAAGTCCGCACAGCGCTGCCGCAGTCGCTCAACGAAATCAATGGCGGCATCGAGGTTGTC
The Candidatus Obscuribacterales bacterium DNA segment above includes these coding regions:
- the uvrA gene encoding excinuclease ABC subunit UvrA; protein product: MAKVLKDGFVGVRGARQNNLRNIDVDLPRNAFVAFTGVSGSGKSSIAFGTIYAEAQRRYFESVAPYARRLITQLPAPHVNEITGLPPAVALQQRRGEPTARSTVGTLTTISNLLRMLFSRAGNYPKGAAVLDSDAFSPNNPEGACPTCHGMGVVHTVSEDSLVPDSTLSIREGAVAAWPGAWQGKNYRDILDALGYDVDKPWKDLRAKDRKWILFTDEKPVVTVQAQREAHRIQRPYQGTYMSASAYVRHTFATTESPTLRKRVLKFMDRADCSDCNGKRLKAESLAVKFAGCDIAELSEMPLFELGALLRKAHDENFSKSSNPDKATVKAEATCLITGDLVARIDLIRELGLEYLSLDRSVQTLSAGELQRLRLTNQLRSGLFGVIYVLDEPSAGLHPADMEALFAVLNKLKDSGNTLFVVEHEMDLVRQADWVVDIGPGAGEGGGTLLYSGPVQGLSGVEDSATRRFLFDDNCTNKILDHKRRKPSAWLSLQGVSKHNLNNLDVDIPLAVLTSVSGVSGSGKSTLIGQVLADAVKERLGVKTQEAEEEEDTSEDSEEYQSNGKELVSLAGIDSIKRLVCVDQKPIGRTPRSNLATYTGLFDSIRKCFAATAEAKKRGYNAGRFSFNVAGGRCTTCEGEGQVSIELLFLPSVYAPCSACHGDRYNAETLEVTYRKKNIAQVLDMTVDAACDFFRELPSAYRALETLQSVGLGYLHLGQPATELSGGEAQRIKLATELQREQHGETIYILDEPTTGLHPQDVEKLMLLLHALVESGNTVIVVEHDMDVLTRSDWIIDLGPGAGSKGGLVIAAGTPDKVAKSRQSCTAPYLARHLKQGVNR
- a CDS encoding type II toxin-antitoxin system RelE/ParE family toxin, whose protein sequence is MRISISPQAEEDLREIADFIAKDNLDAAIDFVERLRQRCADLLPFPAVGRKRDEVRRGYRSVTEGKYVIFYRLFHEDELVIVRIVHGKRDLGKVLGS